The Anoplopoma fimbria isolate UVic2021 breed Golden Eagle Sablefish unplaced genomic scaffold, Afim_UVic_2022 Un_contig_12468_pilon_pilon, whole genome shotgun sequence genome includes the window CTGAAAACCTGTTAACCCTGAAGTTACCTTGCTGACCCCAAATCCTGCGTCGTTGTACAGTAGCACGGTCATCCTGTGATCGGGTTTGGCCAAGATTCTAAACCCCAGGTTGTTCCCGTGCCATCGTTAGGTGAATGAACATATAGATGAGATCCTGATGAGCAGGTTGGTAACTTGTATGGCAGTCTTTGCCATCAGtgtattgatgtgtgtgtgaatgggtgattgttGACATGAAGCGTTCAGCACTTTGAGAGGTCTGAAGCACTACATGAAGGCAAGTCCATTTCCCATTAAAGAACACGTTTatgggaaacaaaaaacatttttctccacAACCCCGACAGCCACGATGGACGTCAGTTAAACATTTGCCATGAGTGGAGCTTCCCGTCTGAGTGGAGATCTGATTATGAGCTAATACTGGATGTTCAAACACAgttcataatgataatagtaaAAATAGTATTAGCCTTACTGTCTTGCAAAGTCAGCCAGCAGTAACTATGGAAACAATTAAGTTGAAAAAAGGGTTTGAAGTTCAAGACTACTTACCAAAGTGTGTAACAGCTATATACgttgtaaaaccttttttattgcttaacaggcaataaaataatttgacacATGAAGTTAGACCCTGTACTGTATTTGGAGAGTCCAAAGGGCATCTAGCCTTAACCGTCACCTGATGTTActtatctttttttgtcattgttggcTTTAGTTTAATTTTCACTGACAGAAAAGAAACACGTCGGAAATAGTCTTTAAATTAAGATAAGCTGAAACGAGCTGTGACTGCATTCTATCTAACCTAAACTAGACAGAGTTCAGTCACTGTGGTTAtagttttttaaacaatatacattattttttttctaaaaatgatattaattttATGatctatataataaaatagGTGAAACAATGGGAGACAAATATTGAGTCAGTGCATGTTGTCTTTGTAGAACAGAGTACTCACCAGTGTTTGTCAGAGATTCTGCTGTGTTGGtgagaaaaagctgctggattcagttgaatgtttctttacagagaaacagagagacttgtctcgactgcagctctgctgttgatcagacaaactttcactttcatttcaggaaatgtgactctgcagctctcctctttcagagttgctcctcctctcagtgcAGCTCTGTAGGTGAGGTTTTATTGCCTCATTGGGGAAtttgagaagaagaaggaaaataatattttttaactgaGAAAGAGAATCCTTCTGATTGGACGACAGCAGTACATCAATGGGCGTCTCTGTGAGTCTCCTTTTAAAAGAAGTTAAAGTGTAATACtttgaatgtaaacatatatttaagtgAAAGCTGCTGGTTTTAATATGAGctcaaaaaactacaaaacaagataaaaagtGACATTAGACAGAGTACTTGTATCTATTAGATTGAGAGCATGTCGTTTTATGGCCACAGGCTGCAGTTTGTGATGAACTCCACTAGATGGCGTCCTCAGATATAATTTATTCTTTACAAACTAGTAGCACTGGTTTAGTGTTCACATCAGCTGCTCAAACTCAACTCAAACCTTAAATATCAccacattatttaatataaccATCTGAAATGTGATGGAGTATTAGAGCTCGTCAGCTCAATCAGTCTGAGAACAGCTGATGGTGTTTTTAATCACATGATTTAGTGTCATTATAAACATCATCAGCTATTCCTTCAGCTGTGATATCAATCAAAAGTCATGTAACGTTATCGGACAcaatataatctttattttgctCCTGTTAGATaaacaggaaaaagagagaaaagcagttGTCTTATTCATAAACTGCTCTTCTGTAATTTGTGTTAGTATGCAACACTTCTTatattcaaacaacaaaaggttTTGACTTTGGCACGCAGACATTTATGGAACGAACAGATGCTTCATATTCTTGCGTTAATTGTTTTTGATGACTTTACAGTCAGGTATTGCAGTTATTAGAATAAAATGCACAACAGTAGATTATATTCATCAGTGTCATAATTCCATGACTTGAAGTAGTCATTAATGTGacacatgaaagagaaaaaccCTCATTGATCAAAAGCTGAAAAATTACCGATGTAAACACCGTACATCACTAAAAATATGTACATTCATTACATTGAGTGCAGTGAACCTTTCTGCTGAAAATCAACTGGTTGTTCTActcagtgtgattgacaggagagaTGATCAGAGGGGCAGAGTTTTTACCACCATCATTAAGACATGGACTAAAGTATGGGtagagtttctcagtgaagcagcagccagtaaaggagtagataagagctgcagcatcaacgtcataaaaggagaccagaccctcctcataatccaccaacacccccaccttctcaggctgagacttcagagagagacggactgaTGGGTCAGCACAAGCTGTGTACTCATTCTCATTCCTCAAACATGTTAACCAGTAACCATTCTGAGGAGTGACTGTGATTTTTCCCTTCCTGTTGATCGACTCTCTGACCACTCCTAAAAACCACTCAGTCTTCCCTTTAGCCTGAACCTCGTAGTAAAATCTACCTGAAGAGAAACTCTGCTTCGCTAAGACATTAACATAAGTATTAAATCTCTCTGGATTGTCTGGGAGATTCTTCCTTACATCACcatgtttaacttgttttccgtcatcagacaggatgagtttgggatgagctgtatcaggatcaagtgtcacatccactgcagactgctggactCTCTTCAGCTCGGCCTCAACCAGATTCTTTATCTGTTCACTAATCATCTCCTCCAGCAGATTCAAAGCTTTCCTCACAGTCCCCTCATAGAGTGGTTGGGCGTTGCCTTCTGTCCAGTCCTTTGTGGGTAAAGCAGCGTTCAGGTAAATGAAGCTTTGGAGAATGTCGAGGTGGTCTTCAGAGCgtgagagctgctccacctcagtgcttctcttcttcagctcacagatttcctgttccagctctttgatgaagccttcagcctgtttctctgtctttctctgcttctctttgatcgTGTCGATGAGCTCGGCCTGGCTTCTCTCAACAGACTCCTTCAGAGCGGTGAAGACCTGAACACCAtctgctatctctctgtctgcatcttcctcACTGAGCTCCACTGAGTGTTTGATCTCCTGAATCTTCAGTCGTCTCTTCTGCATCATCTGCTGAATTTCAGCCTCCAGCTCGGCCTTCTTTCCTTCATAACcttctttcagaggaacaacatcATGTGTCTTGTGGTCTGAAAGACTgcagagcatgcagacacacatctggtcggtcttacagaacagctccaTCAGTTTATCGTGCTCCGTACACATCCTGTCTTCCAGGTTCTCCACAGGgtcgatcagctgatgtcttttCAGACCTGACATTGTCagatgaggctccaggtgagtctcacagtaggaggccagacacaccaggcaggacttcatggccttcagtttggttccagtgcagacgtcacagggaacttctcctggtttatcagcttgttgctctgagctgctgtttctggctttctgttgagctgactgtctgaactgaGCAGCCATCTCAGAGATGAAAGTATTGATCTGCAGCTCAGGTCTGgtgttaaaaacctttttacagTTTGGACACTGACACTGGACATCAACATCCCAGTGTTTAGTGatgcaggttttacagaagttgtgtccacatggtatggtgactggatcagtgaacacatccagacagatggagcacagaaactgatcttcagtcagcagacagctggcagCAGACATGTCTACACTCTGAGGACAAAAggtgtaaaaaacaacaactcttaTTAAACATCTTTAGCAGCTGCAACAGCGTTTTTCACGTTGtgggtctctgtgtgtgtcatcagtACGAGTCAGTCCGAGTAAACGCGTCTGAAGTAAGGAAGGAGGACACAATTTACGCCATTGTGTGATCCCATCCAAAGATGGTCTCcagtttgattctttttttcaataaaatcaaGCTATGATTAGTAGAATATAAGGAGGGACATCCTGaatgctgtttctgttttgcaCCTGAGGGCTAATTTGAGTGAGAAAATGTCCAACGCAAATATGCGCCGTGGTTGATAATGTATTAGTGGCTACAATCTGTATTAATTCAAGTTCTGATTTACTTAGACAGCTCATTACACAGTCAGGTCCTGGACCATGCTGTAATAAAGGAGAGCTCAGATGTGCAGTTCTATGGTGGTATTTCTATTAGATCACTCAGctctaatttaattattaatactgctgctgtcagtGACACAGGAAGGTTGGAAGAGATAACATCGATATGAGTGAGTAACATCAGACATTCATGTTACGTCTGAAACGTGATACATGTGGTGTTTGTGAAGGTCTGCATGGTAAATGACTATGTAAGCTAACAACTGCTCCCCAGAGGTTATTTGGGGTTGCATTAATGAGTCGTCATGGTAACCAGCTGAAATTAAATGTACCTTCTGAACCCCAAAGCCTGCCATTAAGATCGAACAGCATGTTCTCTTTAAATGATTGCCAAAACTAAACCGTTAATCACAGTCAGAAGCTGTGAAAACAGTCATGATCGTCAGATTCATATCTCGGATATATAGATATGTTGGATATATAAAATGATGGAAATATAGATTAGATTGTTTCCcaacttttgtaaaataaatcaaagaaatccaacatcctttttattgttttttcatgatttatggcatgataactgtgttatactgcacaaaatacttttatactgcagtaaaaatcaaagccacagagtagaatgtgacaggagcaaaaaacgCCCATAAACTGCTTGTGGTTCAGAGGATTAACGTTCAACAGTCCAACGGTCATTTGACAGAAATTCTCTGAAACTTGGACTAAACTTCAGGCTGAAGACAgagcagaaaggagaggagaggctgtaagtagaagttttaaaaatgtagatggtttaatatatataacaagtAGGGACTAGAGTTTTTTCTAATATTggtaacaaacaaaaatattggaTGTATAGATAaaactttctttgtttaatttttcatgatttatgtcattataactttgttattttgcactaaacacatttttgagttctctctacttctagccgtgtttgttctgtttccatagaggagcaggacttttatattgcagtaaAAAATCAAAACCACAGAGTAAAATGTGACGGGAGAAAAAGATCGCACAGAAACTGTATaatatttaaaggaacaaaTGTAAGTCTGCAGAGTGTTAGCGAAGTGTTAGCGAGTGTTGCTTCTCAgattcaacttttcatttagttCAGCTGAAGACTTGGGCTGATATGAAGTGAGTCAATAAGAACTTTTTCATAGCAACCAGCACGCAAGAGACGAAGCTTCCTGTCAATGCCACAGTTTGAGATTGTTTTCCAAAGATCAGACTCAGTTTGTTTGGTggatttattttagattaagcAAGTGGAGTTGGATTattctgccttttctttctctgtggttTGAAAATGGTTTTTGTTAAAACTGCCTGAGTGACTATTAGCTGTTATTCAAATagtaataaaactaataaaacaatgatcAACTAATCTGATGGTTCAAGCTTTGCAGTGAAAACATCCCAGTCCCTCTGGTTCTTgttaatatcacaatatataatatataataagtacaattaaaatagaatttaattttaaaccaaaaagaaaagattccTTTATTACTGACAtcacacattaaacaataatactGTTACCctaatgctaatgttgttagagttaatttatataatttgtaattaggttcaacatttttaattccaCTTTAATATTGAACGTATTACAATTCATCTACTAATAATATTTGCACCTCAGTTCCATGAGCAGAACTTCCTGTCTGAGTAGAGCTGAAGTCTTTGAGTTCATACCGGTTGTTAAACAGTGAAGTTCAAGGCTatttaataaagtatataaCAGGTATGAGGACTTTAAAACATCAGTGTTGTACctttatcataaataaataaataaatgcacacattaaatcagatgctgttctgtgtttgtccaTCCAAAGGGAGTcacagctggctagttagcttttAGCTGGCCTAGTTTATctgctgttactttttttctttgctatgGATTCTGGTTTTAACTCACTTTAACACCAAATATTGAGTGTCTTTGTAGAACAGAGTACTCACCAGTGTTTGAAgagattctgctgtgttgttgagaaaaagctgctggattcagttgaatgtttctttacagagaaacagagagacttgtctcgactgcagctctgctgttgatcagacaaactttcactttcatttcaggaaatgtgactctgcagctctcctctttcagtgttgctcctcctctcagtgcAGCTCTGTAGGTGAGGTTTTATTGCCTCATTGGGGAAtttgagaagaagaaggaaaataatattttttaactgaGAAGGAGAATCCTTCTGATTGGACGACAGCAGTACATCAATGGACGTCTCTGTGAGTCTCccctttttaaaagaagttaAAGTGTAATACtttgaatgtaaacatatatttaagtgAAAGCTGCTGGTTTTAATATGAGctcaaaaaactacaaaacaaaataaaaagtgacattagACAGAGTACTTGTATCTATTAGATTGAGAGCATGTCGTTTTATGGCCACAGGCTGCAGTTTGTGATGAACTCCACTAGATGGCGTCCTCAGATATAATTTATTCTTTACAAACTAGTAGCACTGGTTTAGTGTTCACATCAGCTGCTCAAACTCAACTCAAACCTTAAATATCaccacattattttacataaccAACTATCTCAAAAGTGATTGAGTCGGCTCAAGTCAGTCTGAGAACAGCTGATGGTGTTTTTAATCACATGATTTGGTGTCATTAGAAACACTTTCAGCTGTTCGTTAAGCCgtaatatctttaaaaaacaaaataacttcataaaacacactgaaaattaatattgtcttattttatttaaaaagaaaaacagagagatgcAAATTACTTGTGACACATTCATAAACTGCTCCTCAGTTATTTGTGACAGTATGCAACACTTCTTATACACAATGACCaggaaataaaaggttttatatTAGGCACCCAGATCTTTAAAGGGAAAATTCATCTTTCTTTATGTGAACGTCCAatctgctcctcagggatgcgTTAAATGCAAAGGGtaaatttcatgtatatatatgtacaatgaccaataaagctgattattagtattattattatggtaaATATAGTCAATTGAAGGAATATAGTCCTCAATATGTGCTATATTGACCGAGAAAGCTTATTTTTCCTTCTTGTGGAATTGGGCCTACATGAACCAGATGCATTGCGCAAGTTTTTGTCCAACGTCGCCTCTAAACgccaatctctagtttcaaatcttcttcaatacagcatgatgttcatttagtaaatgatgctccatttagagtcaaacagaccataaagcaggggatgctttagggcggggctactgtgattgacaggttaaTACTACTACCAGAGCCTTATACGGCGTTTCTACCACGGCGTCACTTCTCTGCTGTCTAAATGGTCACTACCGTTCAGTGGTTGcaataaaccaagatggcgacagccgtaatccaagatggcggcgaaatgccaaaatgccaaactagaGGCTATGAAACCTTAGTCCAtcaaccaatgggtgacttcatGACGACTACATCCAGTTGgccaaaacactgtaaatgtaTCCACGTCCATACAAATGAGAGAACAaccaagttttgtttttgagctGCATCTAGAACACAACGCCTGCTGGTGTTTCTTCTTTGGATCCAACTACGTCAATATCACATCAAATAATAGCGCTGgatgcaggaaaaacaacaggTTTTTTTATCCGCGACTTCAGCTTTCAATGTTAATATAGCAGCTCTAAGTAATTCATTGTTTCAATTGACTACATTACAATCatcactgattggacatccacataaaaggtgccacttttaaaaaatcagCATCATTATTCAGTTATTTCATATATGACGTTATTTAGAGTGTTGATAGAGCATCCCATTTATCCATTTTTAGCACCCGCTTCTCTCTGGCGCTTCTAGCGCGAaagatgcaaataaacacaaataatccTGCGATAAAACTCACACCCATAAGGCAACTCGGAAAATTTGCTTCttgtttggtgtgaacacagcatcaTTTATACTTCAATCTACACTATTATTAATCAATGTCTTGAAGTAGTAAGTAGCAATATGAcagatcaaagaaaaacatttgaatctGAAAAAGTCAACAATgtcttcacaaaaaaatatacatttattacattaagtGAAAGTTGATCTTTCTGTAGAAAATCAACTGGTTGTTCTActcagtgtgattgacaggagagaTGATCAGAGGGGCAGAGTTTTTACCACCATCATTAGTACATGGGTTAAATAATGGGtagagtttctcagtgaagcagcagccagtaaaggagtagataagagctgcagcatcaacgtcataaaaggagaccagaccctcctcataatccaccaacacccccaccttctcaggctgagacttcagagagagacagactgatgGGCCAGCACAAGCTTCATACTCATTCTCATTCCTCAAACATATTAACCAGTAACCATCCTGAGGAGTCGGTGTGATTTGTCCCTTCCTGTTGATCGACTCTCTGGCCACTCCTAAAGTCCACTTAGTCTTCTCTTTAACCTGAACCTCGTAGTAAAATCTTCCTGAAGAGAAACTCTGCTTTGCTAAGACATTAGCACAAAAATCAAATCTCTCTGGATTGTCTGGGAGATTCTTCCATACACcatgtttaacttgttttccatcatcagacaggatgagttcaggatgagctgtatcaggatcaagtgtcacatccactgcagactgctggactCTCTTCAACTCGGCCTCAACCAGATTCTTTATCTGTTCACTAATCATCTCCTCCAGCAGATTCAAAGCTTTCCTCACAGTCCCCTCATAGAGTGGTTGGGCGTTGCCTTCTGTCCAGTCCTTTGTGGGTAAAGCAGCGTTCAGGGAAATGAAGCTTTGGAGGATGTCGAGGTGGTCTTCAGAGCgtgagagctgctccacctcagtgcttctcttcttcagctcacagatttcctgttccagctctttgatgaagccttcagcctgtttctctgtctttctctgcttctctttgatcgTGTGGATGAGCTCGGCCTGGCTTCTCTCAACAGACTCCTTCAGAGCGGTGAAGACCTGAACACCAtctgctatctctctgtctgcatcttcctcactgagctccactgagtgtttgatctcctgaatcttcagtcgtctcttctggatcatctgctGAATTTCAGCCTCCAGCTCGGCCTTCTTTCCTTCATAACcttctttcagaggaacaacatcATGTGTCTTGTGGTCTGAAAGACTgcagagcatgcagacacacatctggtcggtcttacagaacagctccaTCAGTTTATCGTGCTCCGTACACATCCTGTCTTCCAGGTTCTCCACAGGgtcgatcagctgatgtcttttCAGACCTGACATTGTCagatgaggctccaggtgagtctcacagtaggagaccagacacaccaggcaggacttcatggccttcagtttggttccagtgcagacgtcacagggaacttctcctggtttatcagcttgttgctctgagcttctgtttctggctttctgttgagctgactgtctgaactgaGCAGCCATCTCAGAGATCAAAGTATTGACCCGCAACTCAGGTCTGGTGTTGAAcaactctttacagtttggacaCTGACACTGGACATTAACGTCCCAGTGTTCATTGatgcaggttttacagaagttgtgtccacatggtgtgttgactggatcagtgaacacatccagacagatggagcacagaaactgatcttcagtcagcagacagctggcagCAGACATGTCTACACTCTGAGGACAAAAggtgtaaaaaacaacaactcttaTTAAACATCTTTAGCAGCTGCAACAGTGTTTTTCACGTTGtgggtctctgtgtgtgtcatcagtACGAGTCAGTCCGAGTAAATGCGTCTGAAGTAAGGAAGGAGGACACAATTTACGCCATTGTGTGATCCCATCCAAAGATGGTCTCcagtttgattctttttttcaataaaatcaaGCTATGATTAGTAGAATATAAGGAGGGACATCCTGaatgctgtttctgttttgcaCCCGAGGGCTAATTTGAGTGAGAAAATGTCCAACGCAAATATGCGCCGTGGTTGATAATGTATTAGTGGCTACAATCTGTATTAATTCAAGTTCTGATTTACTTAGACAGCTCATTACACAGTCAGGTCCTGGACCATGCTGTAATTAAAGGAGAGCTCAGATGTGCAGTTCTATGGTGGTATTTCTATTAGATCACTAAGctctaatttaattattaatactgctgctgtcagtGACACAGGAAGGTTGGAAGAGATAACATCGATATGAGTGAGTAACATCAGACATTCATGTTACGTCTGAAACGTGATACATGTGGTGTTTGTGAAGGTCTGCATGGTAAATGACTATGTAAGCTAACAACTGCTCCCCAGAGGTTATTTGGGGTTGCATTAATGAGTCGTCATGGTAACcagctgaaatgaaatgtacCTTCTGAACCCCAAAGCCTGCCATTAAGATCGAAAAGCATGTTCTCTTTAAATGATTGCCAAAACTAAACCGTTAATCACAgtcagaagctgtaaaaacagtCATGATCATCAGATTCATATCTCGGATATATCGATATGTTGGATATATAAAATGATGGAAATATAGATTAGATTGTTTCCcaacttttgtaaaataaatcaaagaaatccaacttcctttttattgttttttcatgatttatggcatgataactgtgttatactgcacaaaatacttttatactGCAGTAAAAATCAAAGCCACAGAGAGTAGAATgtgacaggagaaaaaaacgCCCATAAACTGCTTGTGGTTCAGAGGATTAACGTTCAACAGTCCAACGGTCATTTGACAGAAATTCTCTGAAACTTGGACTAAACTTCAGGCTGAAGACAgagcagaaaggagaggagaggctgtaagtagacgttttaaaaatgtagatggtttaatatatataacaagtAGAGACTCTACTAATATTggtaacaaacaaaaatattg containing:
- the LOC129115799 gene encoding E3 ubiquitin-protein ligase TRIM21-like; amino-acid sequence: MSAASCLLTEDQFLCSICLDVFTDPVTIPCGHNFCKTCITKHWDVDVQCQCPNCKKVFNTRPELQINTFISEMAAQFRQSAQQKARNSSSEQQADKPGEVPCDVCTGTKLKAMKSCLVCLASYCETHLEPHLTMSGLKRHQLIDPVENLEDRMCTEHDKLMELFCKTDQMCVCMLCSLSDHKTHDVVPLKEGYEGKKAELEAEIQQMMQKRRLKIQEIKHSVELSEEDADREIADGVQVFTALKESVERSQAELIDTIKEKQRKTEKQAEGFIKELEQEICELKKRSTEVEQLSRSEDHLDILQSFIYLNAALPTKDWTEGNAQPLYEGTVRKALNLLEEMISEQIKNLVEAELKRVQQSAVDVTLDPDTAHPKLILSDDGKQVKHGDVRKNLPDNPERFNTYVNVLAKQSFSSGRFYYEVQAKGKTEWFLGVVRESINRKGKITVTPQNGYWLTCLRNENEYTACADPSVRLSLKSQPEKVGVLVDYEEGLVSFYDVDAAALIYSFTGCCFTEKLYPYFSPCLNDGGKNSAPLIISPVNHTE
- the LOC129115800 gene encoding E3 ubiquitin-protein ligase TRIM39-like, which codes for MSAASCLLTEDQFLCSICLDVFTDPVNTPCGHNFCKTCINEHWDVNVQCQCPNCKELFNTRPELRVNTLISEMAAQFRQSAQQKARNRSSEQQADKPGEVPCDVCTGTKLKAMKSCLVCLVSYCETHLEPHLTMSGLKRHQLIDPVENLEDRMCTEHDKLMELFCKTDQMCVCMLCSLSDHKTHDVVPLKEGYEGKKAELEAEIQQMIQKRRLKIQEIKHSVELSEEDADREIADGVQVFTALKESVERSQAELIHTIKEKQRKTEKQAEGFIKELEQEICELKKRSTEVEQLSRSEDHLDILQSFISLNAALPTKDWTEGNAQPLYEGTVRKALNLLEEMISEQIKNLVEAELKRVQQSAVDVTLDPDTAHPELILSDDGKQVKHGVWKNLPDNPERFDFCANVLAKQSFSSGRFYYEVQVKEKTKWTLGVARESINRKGQITPTPQDGYWLICLRNENEYEACAGPSVCLSLKSQPEKVGVLVDYEEGLVSFYDVDAAALIYSFTGCCFTEKLYPLFNPCTNDGGKNSAPLIISPVNHTE